The following are encoded in a window of Streptomyces sp. SAT1 genomic DNA:
- a CDS encoding MFS transporter — protein MTTVDAAQAVAQPAWRGAFGRLWSAAVLSSFGDALRTAALPLLAASLTDDPLLIASVTACGYLPWIVFGLLGGAVADRVDQRRAMGAVDAVRALLVGAFAVAVALGHASIGLLIALAFALTTLQTLFDNAATALLPALVDREALGSANTRLMTGQRVAGGLLGGPVVPVLIAAGAAVPFAADAVTFLLAAALVASLRTAAPRRPPRPAGSTLRREIAEGLRVLRRDRALRALCTATALCNVGMGALIATLVVLVTGWLHTGPGGYAAATTAYTVGSLAGGAVNRPLVARLGRTRAVLLAGLTQIAALLVIGTVRDLAALAAAMAVFGLMGMVWNVNTTTLMQQRTPDGLLGRVSAAFRTLAVAGAPLGALLGGAVAAAWGPNTPALLAAAFFVLSVCALTPVRTQPEVGTGEGQVTSHQSTG, from the coding sequence ATGACGACGGTCGACGCGGCACAGGCCGTGGCACAGCCCGCGTGGCGCGGGGCGTTCGGACGGCTGTGGAGCGCCGCCGTGCTGTCCAGTTTCGGTGACGCGCTGCGCACGGCCGCCCTGCCCCTGCTCGCCGCCTCACTGACCGATGACCCCCTGCTCATCGCCTCGGTCACCGCCTGCGGCTATCTGCCCTGGATCGTCTTCGGACTGCTCGGCGGAGCCGTCGCCGACCGGGTGGACCAGCGCCGCGCGATGGGAGCGGTGGACGCGGTACGCGCGCTGCTGGTCGGTGCCTTCGCGGTGGCCGTCGCCCTCGGGCACGCCTCGATCGGGCTGCTCATCGCCCTGGCCTTCGCGCTGACCACGCTCCAGACCCTCTTCGACAACGCGGCGACGGCCCTGCTGCCCGCCCTGGTGGACCGCGAGGCGCTCGGCAGCGCCAACACCCGGCTGATGACGGGGCAGCGCGTCGCCGGCGGCCTCCTGGGCGGTCCGGTGGTGCCCGTCCTGATCGCGGCCGGGGCCGCCGTCCCCTTCGCGGCCGACGCCGTCACCTTCCTGCTGGCCGCCGCGCTGGTCGCCTCGCTGCGCACCGCGGCGCCCCGGCGCCCGCCGAGACCGGCGGGCAGCACCCTGCGCCGGGAGATCGCCGAAGGACTGCGTGTGCTGCGCCGGGACCGCGCGCTGCGCGCCCTGTGCACCGCCACCGCCCTGTGCAATGTGGGCATGGGCGCCCTCATCGCGACCCTGGTCGTCCTGGTGACCGGCTGGCTGCACACCGGACCCGGCGGCTACGCGGCGGCGACCACCGCCTACACCGTGGGCAGCCTGGCCGGGGGAGCGGTCAACCGGCCGCTGGTGGCCCGGCTCGGCCGGACCCGGGCCGTGCTGCTGGCCGGTCTGACGCAGATCGCCGCGCTCCTCGTCATCGGCACGGTGCGCGACCTGGCCGCCCTGGCGGCCGCGATGGCCGTCTTCGGCCTCATGGGCATGGTGTGGAACGTCAACACCACCACGCTGATGCAGCAGCGCACCCCCGACGGGCTGCTGGGCCGGGTCAGCGCCGCCTTCCGGACCCTCGCGGTCGCCGGGGCACCGCTGGGCGCCCTGCTCGGCGGCGCCGTCGCCGCCGCGTGGGGTCCGAACACCCCGGCGCTGCTGGCGGCCGCGTTCTTCGTGCTGTCCGTCTGCGCGCTGACACCCGTGCGCACACAGCCCGAAGTCGGAACCGGAGAAGGGCAGGTGACGTCTCATCAGTCCACCGGATGA
- a CDS encoding RNA polymerase-binding protein RbpA, translating into MASGNAIRGSRVGAGPMGEAERGESAPRLRISFWCSNGHETQPSFASDAQVPDTWDCPRCGFPAGQDRDNPPDPPRTEPYKTHLAYVRERRSDADGEAILAEALAKLRGEI; encoded by the coding sequence GTGGCAAGTGGCAACGCGATCCGGGGAAGCCGGGTCGGGGCGGGGCCGATGGGCGAGGCCGAGCGCGGCGAGTCCGCGCCGCGCCTGCGCATCTCCTTCTGGTGCTCCAACGGACACGAGACACAGCCCAGTTTCGCCAGCGACGCACAGGTCCCCGACACCTGGGACTGCCCGCGCTGCGGCTTCCCGGCCGGACAGGACCGGGACAATCCGCCGGACCCGCCGCGCACCGAGCCGTACAAGACGCACCTGGCGTACGTACGGGAGCGGCGCAGCGACGCGGACGGCGAGGCGATCCTCGCCGAGGCGCTCGCCAAACTCCGGGGCGAGATCTAG
- the secG gene encoding preprotein translocase subunit SecG: protein MVLGFSITLIVFSLLLMLLVLMHKGKGGGLSDMFGGGMQSSVGGSSVAERNLDRITVVVGVLWFACIIVLGLLMKSNS from the coding sequence GTGGTTTTGGGGTTCTCGATCACCCTGATCGTCTTCAGCCTGCTGCTGATGCTGCTGGTGCTGATGCACAAGGGGAAGGGCGGCGGCCTCTCCGACATGTTCGGCGGCGGCATGCAGTCGTCCGTCGGCGGCTCCTCCGTCGCCGAGCGCAACCTGGACCGCATCACCGTGGTGGTCGGCGTGCTCTGGTTCGCGTGCATCATCGTCCTCGGCCTCCTGATGAAGTCCAACAGCTGA
- the tpiA gene encoding triose-phosphate isomerase has protein sequence MTTRTPLMAGNWKMNLNHLEAIAHVQKLAFALADKDYDAVEVAVLPPFTDLRSVQTLVDGDKLKIKYGAQDISQHDSGAYTGEISGPMLAKLKCTYVVIGHSERRQYHNETDELVNAKVKAAYKHGLTPILCVGEELDVREAGNHVSHTLAQVEGGLKDLPAEQAESVVIAYEPVWAIGTGKVCGAEDAQEVCAAIRAKVAELYSQDLADKVRIQYGGSVKSGNVAEIMGQADIDGALVGGASLDADEFVKIIRFREQ, from the coding sequence ATGACCACCCGCACGCCGCTGATGGCGGGCAACTGGAAGATGAACCTCAACCACCTCGAGGCCATCGCGCACGTCCAGAAGCTCGCCTTCGCCCTGGCCGACAAGGACTACGACGCCGTAGAGGTCGCCGTCCTGCCGCCCTTCACCGACCTGCGCTCGGTGCAGACCCTGGTCGACGGCGACAAGCTCAAGATCAAGTACGGCGCCCAGGACATCTCGCAGCACGACTCGGGCGCCTACACCGGCGAGATCTCGGGCCCGATGCTGGCCAAGCTCAAGTGCACCTACGTGGTGATCGGCCACTCCGAGCGCCGCCAGTACCACAACGAGACCGACGAGCTGGTCAACGCCAAGGTCAAGGCCGCCTACAAGCACGGCCTGACCCCGATCCTGTGCGTCGGCGAGGAGCTGGACGTCCGCGAGGCGGGCAACCACGTCTCCCACACCCTCGCCCAGGTCGAGGGCGGCCTCAAGGACCTCCCGGCCGAGCAGGCCGAGTCCGTCGTGATCGCCTACGAGCCCGTCTGGGCCATCGGCACCGGCAAGGTCTGCGGCGCCGAGGACGCCCAGGAGGTCTGCGCCGCGATCCGCGCCAAGGTCGCCGAGCTGTACTCCCAGGACCTCGCCGACAAGGTCCGCATCCAGTACGGCGGCTCGGTCAAGTCGGGCAACGTCGCCGAGATCATGGGCCAGGCCGACATCGACGGCGCCCTGGTCGGCGGCGCCTCGCTGGACGCCGACGAGTTCGTCAAGATCATCAGGTTCCGCGAGCAGTGA
- a CDS encoding phosphoglycerate kinase, translated as MKTIDELLTEGVDGKRVFVRADLNVPLADGAITDDGRIRAVLPTVKALAGAGAKVIVASHLGRPKGAPDPAFSLLPAAERLGELLGAPVAFAQDTVGPAAHAAVDGLEPGQVAVVENLRFNPGETSKDDAERGGFADALAALADVYVGDGFGAVHRKHASVYDLPARLPHYAGYLIATEVGVLRKLTEDVKRPYVVALGGAKVSDKLAVIDQLLGKADRLLIGGGMAYTFLKAQGHEIGKSLLQEDQIPAVREYLERAEKTGVELVLPVDTLVAPDFPDLKTKAPAHPTAVAADAIPADQEGLDIGPRTRELYASKLADAATVFWNGPMGVFEHPDFAEGTKAVAQALVDSDGFTVVGGGDSAAAVRTLGFDENAFGHISTGGGASLEYLEGKTLPGLAALED; from the coding sequence ATGAAGACGATCGACGAACTCCTCACCGAAGGCGTGGACGGCAAGCGGGTCTTCGTCCGCGCCGACCTGAACGTGCCGCTGGCCGACGGTGCCATCACCGACGACGGCCGCATCCGCGCCGTGCTGCCCACCGTCAAGGCACTCGCCGGCGCCGGCGCCAAGGTGATCGTGGCCTCGCACCTGGGCCGCCCCAAGGGCGCCCCGGACCCCGCCTTCTCGCTGCTGCCCGCCGCCGAACGGCTCGGTGAACTCCTCGGCGCCCCCGTGGCCTTCGCCCAGGACACCGTCGGCCCCGCCGCGCACGCCGCCGTCGACGGCCTTGAGCCCGGCCAGGTCGCGGTCGTCGAGAACCTGCGCTTCAACCCGGGTGAGACGTCCAAGGACGACGCCGAGCGCGGCGGGTTCGCCGACGCCCTCGCCGCCCTCGCCGACGTCTACGTCGGCGACGGCTTCGGCGCGGTGCACCGCAAGCACGCCTCCGTCTACGACCTGCCGGCCCGGCTGCCGCACTACGCCGGCTACCTCATCGCCACCGAGGTCGGCGTCCTGAGGAAGCTCACCGAGGACGTCAAGCGGCCCTACGTCGTCGCCCTCGGCGGCGCGAAGGTCTCCGACAAGCTCGCCGTCATCGACCAGCTCCTCGGCAAGGCCGACCGGCTGCTCATCGGCGGCGGCATGGCCTACACCTTCCTCAAGGCGCAGGGCCACGAGATCGGCAAGTCGCTCCTCCAGGAGGACCAGATCCCGGCCGTCCGGGAGTACCTGGAGCGCGCCGAGAAGACCGGCGTCGAGCTGGTGCTGCCGGTGGACACGCTGGTCGCGCCCGACTTCCCGGACCTGAAGACCAAGGCCCCGGCCCACCCCACCGCCGTCGCGGCGGACGCCATCCCGGCCGACCAGGAGGGCCTGGACATCGGCCCGCGCACCCGGGAGCTGTACGCCTCCAAGCTCGCCGACGCCGCCACCGTCTTCTGGAACGGCCCGATGGGCGTCTTCGAGCACCCCGACTTCGCCGAGGGCACCAAGGCGGTCGCCCAGGCTCTCGTCGACTCCGACGGCTTCACCGTGGTCGGTGGCGGCGACTCCGCCGCCGCCGTCCGTACGCTCGGTTTCGACGAGAACGCATTCGGCCACATCTCGACCGGTGGCGGCGCCTCCCTCGAATACCTCGAGGGCAAGACGCTCCCCGGCCTCGCAGCACTGGAGGACTGA
- the gap gene encoding type I glyceraldehyde-3-phosphate dehydrogenase, whose protein sequence is MTIRVGINGFGRIGRNYFRALLEQGADIEIVAVNDLGDTATTAHLLKYDTILGRLKQEVTHTEDSITVDGRTIKVLSERNPADIPWGELGVDIVIESTGIFTKKEDAAKHLAGGAKKVLISAPAKDEDITIVMGVNQDEYDPANHNIISNASCTTNCVAPMAKVLDENFGIVRGLMTTVHAYTNDQRILDFPHKDLRRARAAAENIIPTTTGAAKATALVLPQLKGKLDGIAMRVPVPTGSATDLVVTLQRDVTKDEVNAAFKKAAEDGALKGYLVYTEDPIVSSDIVGDPASCTFDSSLTMVQDDKSVKILGWYDNEWGYSNRLVDLTVFVGDQL, encoded by the coding sequence GTGACGATCCGCGTAGGCATCAACGGCTTTGGCCGCATCGGTCGTAACTACTTCCGCGCGCTGCTGGAGCAGGGTGCGGACATCGAGATCGTGGCTGTCAACGACCTGGGTGACACCGCGACCACCGCCCACCTGCTGAAGTACGACACCATCCTCGGCCGCCTCAAGCAGGAGGTCACGCACACCGAGGACAGCATCACCGTCGACGGCAGGACCATCAAGGTCCTCTCCGAGCGCAACCCGGCCGACATCCCCTGGGGTGAGCTGGGCGTGGACATCGTCATCGAGTCCACCGGCATCTTCACCAAGAAGGAAGACGCCGCCAAGCACCTGGCCGGCGGCGCGAAGAAGGTCCTCATCTCGGCTCCGGCCAAGGACGAGGACATCACCATCGTCATGGGCGTCAACCAGGACGAGTACGACCCGGCGAACCACAACATCATCTCGAACGCCTCCTGCACCACCAACTGTGTGGCGCCGATGGCGAAGGTCCTCGACGAGAACTTCGGCATCGTCCGGGGTCTGATGACCACGGTGCACGCGTACACCAACGACCAGCGCATCCTGGACTTCCCGCACAAGGACCTGCGCCGCGCCCGTGCCGCCGCCGAGAACATCATCCCGACCACCACCGGTGCCGCCAAGGCCACCGCCCTGGTCCTGCCGCAGCTCAAGGGCAAGCTGGACGGCATCGCGATGCGCGTCCCGGTCCCCACCGGCTCGGCCACCGACCTGGTCGTCACCCTCCAGCGCGACGTCACCAAGGACGAGGTCAACGCCGCGTTCAAGAAGGCCGCCGAGGACGGCGCGCTCAAGGGCTACCTCGTCTACACCGAGGACCCGATCGTCTCCTCGGACATCGTGGGCGACCCGGCCTCCTGCACCTTCGACTCGTCCCTGACCATGGTCCAGGACGACAAGTCGGTGAAGATCCTCGGCTGGTACGACAACGAGTGGGGCTACTCCAACCGCCTCGTCGACCTCACGGTCTTCGTCGGCGACCAGCTCTGA
- a CDS encoding M14 family metallopeptidase → MRHRARSILAVAALLLAGAGLTPAAQAQGGGAPGPHLDEVKVFRAEVTAEQLPLLLKAGQDAHELGQRPAAKGRTPVELYLTDTQAGKLRAQGVRLTEHDLASTAQRRVRAAGQGVFRPYSGRGGLAEEIEATARDHPGLTKVVSLGRTVRGQEILALKLTSGARRTPDGARPAVLYVSNQHAREWITPETTRRLMHHYLDHYRTDRRIRKIVDTTELWFVLSANPDGYDYTFQDDSTRLWRKNLRDNNGDGVISSGDGVDLNRNFPYKWGYDDEGSSPGPASETYRGPAPASEPETRALDRFEKRIGFRYAVNYHSAAELLLYGVGWQVATPTPDDVLYKALAGTPDRPAIPGYRSQLSSELYTTNGEADGHAANVNGTAMFTPEMSTCETASDADPDDAWNAADCRSVFDFPDDEKLIEREFEKNLPFALAVAETAAHPDRPSSPVGLDAPDFTPAVFGTSYARGADQEVSVVARRSVRDKELRYRVNGGRTQVRALRPWKGGTTYGGADHLYFDEYRARVHGAVPGDRVEVWFTGRAGTAPAPTPTPAPPAPAPASGSGAGTASAHFTYTVARRPRADTLVVAEEGAPATRTRAYVDALRSAGRTAAVWDVATQGAPDALGVLKHFGTVVHYSGAPGPGNATQLRLRAYLNEGGRLIEAGEQAGGSVDLGGGSLSDDFGQYWLGAFSHTPTPGATGFTGSGPLAGFSGALGDTPGHPLDRAGAYEVTSEQLPPEEYPQFASAGAGRFAGTVDPYGPYAGTGMAAAVHTDDAYKRLTRTVDLTKVTAADRPALRTRLLWDTERGYDHALLEAHTGADDWTTLPETGGATSATVPAECGAGFLIEDHPWLKHYLTPGTGGCAAHGTSGAWHSLTGSSGGWRQVSFDLSAYAGRTVEVSLAYVTDPGTGGHGVLADDASLVVGGAARDTEGFETSLGPWRVPGPPPGSPAVVKDWARTGVLFRTYGAVATGRTVLLGFGLDHLLSEADRAALVRRAIAALDK, encoded by the coding sequence ATGAGACACCGAGCGAGATCGATCCTTGCCGTCGCCGCGCTCCTGCTCGCGGGAGCGGGCCTGACGCCCGCCGCCCAGGCGCAGGGCGGGGGCGCACCGGGGCCACACCTGGACGAGGTGAAGGTCTTCCGCGCCGAGGTCACCGCAGAGCAGCTGCCCCTGCTGCTGAAGGCGGGGCAGGACGCCCATGAACTCGGGCAGCGCCCGGCCGCGAAGGGCCGCACACCCGTCGAGCTGTATCTGACCGACACCCAGGCCGGGAAGCTGCGCGCGCAGGGTGTCCGGCTCACCGAGCACGACCTCGCCTCCACGGCGCAGCGGCGGGTGCGCGCCGCCGGGCAGGGCGTCTTCCGGCCCTACAGCGGCAGGGGCGGGCTCGCGGAGGAGATCGAGGCGACCGCCCGCGACCACCCCGGCCTCACCAAGGTCGTCTCCCTCGGCAGGACGGTCCGCGGCCAGGAGATCCTCGCGCTGAAGCTCACCAGCGGCGCGCGGCGGACGCCGGACGGCGCCAGACCCGCCGTGCTCTACGTGTCCAACCAGCACGCGCGCGAGTGGATCACGCCGGAGACGACCCGCCGGCTGATGCACCACTACCTGGACCACTACCGCACCGACCGGCGCATCAGGAAGATCGTCGACACCACCGAGCTGTGGTTCGTCCTCTCCGCCAACCCGGACGGCTACGACTACACCTTCCAGGACGACAGCACCCGGCTGTGGCGCAAGAACCTGAGGGACAACAACGGCGACGGGGTCATCTCCAGCGGCGACGGCGTCGACCTCAACCGCAACTTCCCGTACAAGTGGGGCTACGACGACGAGGGTTCGTCGCCGGGACCGGCCAGTGAGACGTACCGCGGCCCGGCCCCGGCCTCCGAGCCGGAGACGCGGGCGCTCGACCGGTTCGAGAAGCGCATCGGGTTCCGGTACGCCGTCAACTACCACTCGGCCGCCGAACTGCTCCTCTACGGCGTCGGCTGGCAGGTCGCCACGCCGACCCCGGACGACGTCCTCTACAAGGCGCTGGCCGGCACCCCGGACAGGCCGGCGATCCCGGGCTACCGTTCGCAGCTGTCCTCGGAGCTGTACACCACCAACGGCGAGGCGGACGGCCACGCGGCCAACGTCAACGGCACGGCGATGTTCACCCCTGAGATGTCGACCTGCGAGACCGCCTCGGACGCCGACCCGGACGACGCCTGGAACGCCGCCGACTGCCGGTCGGTGTTCGACTTCCCGGACGACGAGAAACTGATCGAGCGGGAGTTCGAGAAGAACCTCCCGTTCGCGCTCGCCGTCGCCGAGACCGCCGCCCACCCCGACCGGCCGAGCTCACCGGTCGGCCTGGACGCCCCCGACTTCACCCCGGCCGTCTTCGGCACGTCGTACGCGCGCGGCGCCGACCAGGAGGTCTCGGTCGTCGCCCGCAGGTCGGTGCGGGACAAGGAGCTGCGCTACCGCGTCAACGGCGGCCGCACCCAGGTGCGCGCCCTGCGCCCCTGGAAGGGCGGCACGACCTACGGCGGCGCCGACCACCTCTACTTCGACGAGTACCGGGCCCGGGTCCACGGCGCGGTACCGGGCGACCGGGTGGAGGTGTGGTTCACCGGCCGCGCCGGCACCGCGCCCGCGCCCACCCCCACTCCCGCGCCCCCCGCTCCCGCGCCCGCTTCAGGGTCCGGAGCGGGAACGGCGAGCGCGCACTTCACCTACACCGTGGCCCGCCGCCCGCGCGCCGACACCCTCGTGGTCGCGGAGGAGGGCGCGCCCGCCACACGGACGCGCGCGTACGTGGACGCGCTGCGGTCCGCCGGGCGCACGGCGGCCGTCTGGGACGTCGCGACCCAGGGCGCGCCCGACGCGCTCGGCGTACTGAAGCACTTCGGCACGGTCGTGCACTACTCGGGCGCCCCCGGACCGGGCAACGCCACCCAACTCCGGCTGCGCGCCTATCTCAACGAGGGCGGCAGGCTGATCGAGGCGGGCGAGCAGGCCGGCGGCAGCGTCGACCTGGGCGGCGGGAGCCTCTCGGACGACTTCGGCCAGTACTGGCTGGGCGCCTTCTCGCACACCCCGACGCCGGGCGCCACCGGCTTCACCGGCTCCGGGCCGCTGGCCGGCTTCTCCGGCGCGCTCGGCGACACGCCCGGCCACCCGCTGGACCGGGCCGGCGCCTACGAGGTGACCTCCGAGCAGCTGCCGCCGGAGGAGTACCCGCAGTTCGCGAGCGCGGGCGCGGGACGGTTCGCCGGGACGGTCGACCCGTACGGCCCCTACGCGGGCACCGGGATGGCGGCCGCCGTGCACACCGACGACGCCTACAAGCGCCTCACCCGCACCGTCGACCTCACCAAGGTCACCGCGGCGGACCGGCCCGCCCTGCGCACCCGTCTGCTGTGGGACACCGAGCGCGGCTACGACCACGCGCTGCTGGAGGCGCACACCGGCGCCGACGACTGGACGACGCTCCCGGAGACGGGCGGCGCGACGAGCGCCACCGTGCCCGCCGAGTGCGGCGCCGGGTTCCTGATCGAGGACCACCCCTGGCTGAAGCACTATCTGACGCCGGGCACCGGCGGCTGCGCCGCGCACGGCACGAGCGGGGCGTGGCACAGCCTCACCGGCTCCTCCGGCGGCTGGCGGCAGGTGAGCTTCGACCTGAGCGCGTACGCGGGACGGACGGTCGAGGTCTCCCTCGCCTACGTCACCGACCCGGGCACCGGCGGCCACGGCGTCCTCGCCGACGACGCCTCGCTCGTCGTCGGCGGCGCCGCGCGCGACACCGAGGGCTTCGAGACGTCCCTCGGCCCCTGGCGGGTGCCGGGACCGCCGCCGGGCAGCCCGGCCGTCGTCAAGGACTGGGCCCGCACCGGCGTCCTCTTCCGGACGTACGGAGCGGTCGCCACGGGCCGCACCGTGCTGCTCGGATTCGGTCTGGACCACCTCCTCTCGGAGGCCGATCGCGCGGCCCTCGTGCGGCGGGCGATCGCGGCACTCGACAAGTGA
- the whiA gene encoding DNA-binding protein WhiA: MAMTAAVKDEISRLPVTRTCCRKAEVSAILRFAGGLHLVSGRIVIEAELDTAMAARRLKRDILEIFGHSSELIVMAPGGLRRGSRYVVRVVAGGDQLARQTGLVDGRGRPIRGLPPQVVSGATCDAEAAWRGAFLAHGSLTEPGRSSSLEVTCPGPEAALALVGAARRLSIAAKAREVRGVDRVVVRDGDAIGALLTRLGAHESVLAWEERRMRREVRATANRLANFDDANLRRSARAAVAAGARVQRALEILADDVPEHLAAAGRLRMEHKQASLEELGALADPPLTKDAVAGRIRRLLAMADKRAADLGIPGTEANLSEELADNLAG, translated from the coding sequence CCCGGCTCCCCGTCACCCGGACCTGCTGCAGGAAGGCGGAGGTCTCCGCCATTCTGCGGTTCGCCGGCGGCCTCCACCTGGTCAGCGGGCGCATCGTGATCGAGGCGGAACTGGACACCGCGATGGCGGCGCGGCGTCTGAAGCGGGACATCCTGGAGATCTTCGGGCACAGCTCGGAGCTGATCGTGATGGCGCCCGGCGGCCTGCGGCGCGGCTCGCGCTACGTGGTCCGGGTCGTCGCGGGCGGCGACCAGCTGGCCCGGCAGACCGGCCTGGTCGACGGCCGGGGCCGGCCGATCCGCGGCCTGCCCCCGCAGGTGGTCTCGGGGGCCACCTGCGACGCGGAGGCCGCCTGGCGCGGGGCGTTCCTGGCGCACGGCTCGCTCACCGAACCCGGCCGCTCCTCGTCCCTGGAAGTCACCTGCCCGGGGCCGGAGGCCGCGCTCGCCCTCGTCGGCGCCGCCCGTCGGCTCTCCATCGCCGCCAAGGCCCGCGAGGTCCGCGGAGTGGACCGGGTGGTCGTCCGTGACGGTGACGCGATCGGCGCGCTGTTGACGCGTCTGGGTGCCCATGAGTCCGTGCTGGCCTGGGAGGAGCGGCGGATGCGCCGCGAGGTCCGCGCCACGGCGAACCGGCTGGCCAACTTCGACGACGCCAACCTGCGCCGCTCGGCCCGCGCGGCGGTCGCGGCCGGCGCCCGGGTGCAGCGCGCCCTGGAGATCCTCGCCGACGACGTGCCCGAGCACCTGGCGGCGGCGGGGCGGCTGCGCATGGAGCACAAGCAGGCGTCCCTGGAGGAGCTGGGCGCGCTCGCCGACCCGCCGCTGACCAAGGACGCCGTGGCCGGACGCATCCGCAGACTGCTGGCCATGGCCGACAAGCGCGCCGCCGACCTGGGCATCCCGGGCACGGAGGCCAACCTCAGCGAGGAGCTGGCGGACAACCTCGCGGGCTGA